The following are from one region of the Stanieria sp. NIES-3757 genome:
- a CDS encoding ribosomal protein S7, translating into MSRRSIKRKRPVPPDPVYNSRLVNMTVRRVMSSGKQSLATRIVYDALATIGSRTGNDPIEVFEQAIKNITPLVEVKARRVGGATYQVPMEVKSSRGTTLALRWLVHFARARGGRTMAGKLANEIMDAANETGGAIKKREETHRMAEANKAFAHYRY; encoded by the coding sequence ATGTCTCGTCGTTCAATTAAAAGAAAACGCCCGGTCCCTCCAGACCCAGTTTACAACAGCCGTTTGGTTAATATGACTGTTAGACGTGTAATGAGTTCTGGTAAACAGTCTCTTGCTACTCGTATAGTTTATGATGCTCTGGCGACCATAGGATCGAGAACGGGGAACGATCCTATAGAAGTGTTTGAACAAGCGATTAAAAATATTACGCCTCTAGTTGAAGTCAAGGCACGTCGAGTTGGTGGTGCAACTTATCAAGTTCCTATGGAAGTAAAATCTTCACGAGGAACGACGTTAGCTTTACGTTGGCTAGTACATTTTGCTCGTGCGAGAGGAGGTCGTACTATGGCAGGTAAATTAGCTAACGAAATTATGGATGCTGCTAACGAAACTGGAGGCGCAATCAAGAAAAGAGAAGAAACTCATCGTATGGCAGAAGCAAATAAAGCCTTTGCTCATTATCGGTATTAA
- a CDS encoding ribosomal protein S12 → MPTIQQLIRSERAKIQKKTKSPALKECPQRRGVCTRVYTTTPKKPNSALRKVARVRLTSGFEVTAYIPGIGHNLQEHSVVLIRGGRVKDLPGVRYHIVRGTLDATGVKDRRQGRSKYGTKRPKTT, encoded by the coding sequence CAGCAACTAATCCGTAGCGAACGCGCCAAAATTCAGAAGAAGACCAAATCACCCGCTCTCAAAGAATGTCCTCAGCGTCGTGGAGTTTGCACCAGAGTATACACCACAACTCCCAAAAAACCTAACTCGGCTTTGAGAAAGGTAGCTCGGGTGCGACTGACCTCTGGATTTGAAGTCACAGCTTATATTCCAGGAATTGGACATAATTTACAAGAACACTCTGTAGTTCTTATCCGTGGTGGAAGGGTTAAGGATTTACCAGGAGTAAGATATCATATCGTTCGTGGGACTCTAGATGCTACTGGAGTCAAAGATAGACGACAGGGTCGCTCCAAATACGGCACTAAACGTCCTAAAACAACTTGA